A stretch of Candidatus Purcelliella pentastirinorum DNA encodes these proteins:
- the rnc gene encoding ribonuclease III codes for MNNITLTSLQKKIGYTFNNQKILKQTLTHRSANKQHNERMEFLGDAILNYVISSILYKNFPTIREGNMSRIRSNLVNGNALTNIAKKFTLGQYLNLGPGEIKNKGFKKKSILANSIEALIGGIFLDSNIITIEKIILKWYKKKLQNIYPNKIFKDPKTRLQEYLQKMNLPLPSYSLIKIEGITHEQKFTIQCKINNKTDLIFGIGLSKKKAEQEAAKKALIKLKIL; via the coding sequence ATGAATAATATTACACTAACATCATTACAAAAAAAAATAGGATATACCTTTAACAACCAAAAAATACTAAAACAAACATTAACTCATAGAAGTGCAAATAAACAACACAATGAAAGAATGGAATTTTTAGGAGATGCAATTTTAAATTATGTAATAAGCAGCATACTATACAAAAATTTTCCAACAATTAGAGAAGGTAATATGAGTAGAATAAGATCAAATTTAGTAAACGGAAATGCATTAACAAACATAGCTAAAAAATTTACATTAGGTCAATATCTAAATTTAGGCCCGGGAGAAATAAAAAATAAAGGATTTAAAAAAAAATCCATTTTAGCAAATTCAATAGAAGCATTAATAGGAGGAATATTTTTAGATAGTAATATAATAACTATTGAAAAAATAATTCTAAAATGGTACAAAAAAAAACTGCAAAACATATATCCAAATAAAATATTTAAAGATCCAAAAACAAGATTACAAGAATATTTACAAAAAATGAATTTACCACTACCATCATATTCATTAATAAAAATAGAAGGAATAACACACGAACAAAAATTCACAATACAATGTAAAATTAACAATAAAACTGATTTAATTTTTGGAATAGGATTAAGTAAAAAAAAAGCAGAACAAGAAGCTGCAAAAAAAGCACTTATTAAATTAAAAATATTATGA
- a CDS encoding enoyl-ACP reductase has product MKMLKNKRILIFGISSKLSIAYGIAKAMHFHGAKLAFTYQNERLKNRVIKCASEFNSNKVFFCDVQDDCSLNKLFDDLSIVWDRFDGFVHSIAFAPRDQLSGDYLDVINRRGFEVSHNISSFSFVNLAKIFRGILKEGSSLLTLTYLGSQYVVPNYNVMGLAKASLEANVKYMAYSLGKNNIRVNAISAGPIRTLASSAITGFKKMLIVFKNYNFLKRLISIDEIGNVAAFLCSDLSSGITGEIIHVDGGYNVNGIDSDVFI; this is encoded by the coding sequence ATGAAAATGTTGAAAAATAAAAGAATTCTTATTTTTGGTATTTCAAGCAAATTATCTATAGCTTATGGTATTGCAAAAGCTATGCATTTTCATGGAGCAAAATTGGCTTTTACATATCAAAATGAAAGATTGAAAAATAGAGTTATAAAATGTGCTTCAGAGTTTAATTCAAATAAGGTTTTTTTTTGTGATGTTCAAGATGATTGTAGTTTAAATAAACTATTTGATGATTTATCTATTGTATGGGATAGATTTGATGGTTTTGTTCATTCTATAGCTTTTGCTCCTAGAGATCAATTATCTGGAGATTATCTTGATGTTATTAATCGTAGAGGATTTGAAGTATCTCACAATATTAGTTCTTTTAGTTTTGTTAATTTAGCTAAAATTTTTCGAGGTATTTTAAAAGAGGGTTCATCTTTATTAACTTTGACATATCTTGGTTCTCAATATGTAGTTCCTAATTATAATGTTATGGGTTTAGCAAAAGCCTCATTGGAGGCAAATGTAAAATATATGGCTTATTCTCTAGGTAAAAATAATATACGTGTTAATGCCATATCAGCTGGTCCTATTAGAACTTTGGCGTCATCTGCAATTACTGGTTTTAAAAAGATGCTTATTGTTTTCAAAAATTATAATTTTTTAAAGCGTTTAATTAGTATAGATGAAATTGGTAATGTTGCTGCTTTTTTGTGTTCTGATTTGTCTAGTGGTATTACTGGAGAAATTATTCATGTTGATGGAGGTTATAATGTTAATGGTATTGATTCAGATGTATTTATTTAA
- the pyrE gene encoding orotate phosphoribosyltransferase: MKESSKKKIIKLLIKKKIFKFKNFTLKSGRISPYFFNSGILNTGNDLIHIGDLYAKAIKKTNVSFDVLFGTAYKGIPIVIATAIALAKNYNINKPYCFNRKEIKKYGEQGTLIGCKLKGKVIIIDDVITIGTAIEESINILSQYKTILTGIFVFFDRQENKCKNMSAVQKIEKQYSCKINKIITLNNLIKYLKTKPQMKNELNKICSYQKKYGLNKQNFKIK, from the coding sequence ATGAAAGAATCATCTAAAAAAAAAATAATTAAATTATTAATAAAAAAAAAAATATTTAAATTTAAAAATTTTACATTAAAATCAGGTAGAATAAGTCCTTATTTTTTCAATTCAGGTATATTAAATACTGGTAACGATTTGATACACATAGGTGATTTATACGCAAAAGCAATAAAAAAAACCAATGTATCTTTCGATGTACTATTTGGAACAGCATATAAAGGAATACCAATTGTAATAGCAACAGCTATTGCATTAGCTAAAAATTATAATATAAATAAGCCATATTGTTTTAATCGCAAAGAAATAAAAAAATACGGTGAACAAGGTACACTAATAGGATGTAAATTAAAAGGAAAAGTAATTATAATTGATGATGTAATAACTATTGGTACAGCAATAGAAGAATCAATAAATATTTTGTCACAATACAAAACTATATTAACTGGAATATTTGTTTTTTTTGATCGTCAAGAAAATAAATGTAAGAACATGTCCGCTGTTCAAAAAATAGAAAAACAATATTCTTGCAAAATAAATAAAATAATAACTTTAAATAATTTAATAAAATATTTGAAAACTAAACCTCAAATGAAAAATGAATTAAATAAAATTTGTTCTTATCAAAAAAAATATGGACTAAACAAACAAAATTTTAAAATCAAATAA
- the acpS gene encoding holo-ACP synthase, translating to MTIIGIGIDIVEIIRIKKIVKKSGNTLAIKILNKNEFQQYLKNKKPIHFLAKRFAAKEAIVKSFGIGMRCGLSFNQLEIYNNNLGKPKIFLSKKIKKITKNIGIKTFHLTISDEKKYACAVAIAEN from the coding sequence ATGACAATTATAGGAATAGGTATAGATATTGTTGAAATAATAAGAATAAAAAAAATAGTAAAAAAATCAGGAAATACTTTAGCAATAAAAATATTAAATAAAAATGAATTTCAACAATATTTAAAAAACAAAAAACCAATACATTTTTTAGCAAAAAGATTTGCCGCAAAAGAAGCTATAGTTAAATCATTTGGTATAGGAATGAGATGTGGGCTATCATTTAATCAATTAGAAATTTATAATAATAATTTAGGTAAACCTAAAATATTCCTCTCAAAAAAAATAAAAAAAATAACTAAAAATATAGGAATAAAAACATTTCATTTAACTATTTCTGACGAAAAAAAATATGCATGTGCAGTTGCAATTGCAGAAAACTAA
- the dut gene encoding dUTP diphosphatase: MLKIIDIKIIDKRIGHLFPLPEHITLGSAGLDLRACVVSSMRLFPGMSKLISAGLAIHINDSSIVGLIMPRSGLGHKYGIILGNSVGVIDSDYQGELFMSILNRSEKEFVINPGDRVAQIVFFSINQVKLNLVQSFNSATSRGDGNFGHSGFF, translated from the coding sequence ATTTTGAAAATTATAGATATAAAAATTATTGATAAAAGAATTGGTCATTTATTTCCATTACCTGAACATATTACTTTAGGGTCAGCTGGTTTGGATTTAAGAGCATGTGTTGTTAGTTCGATGAGATTATTTCCTGGTATGTCAAAGTTAATATCTGCTGGTCTTGCTATTCATATAAATGATTCTTCTATAGTTGGTTTAATTATGCCTAGATCAGGTTTAGGACATAAATATGGTATTATTTTGGGTAATTCTGTTGGTGTAATAGATTCTGATTATCAGGGTGAATTATTTATGTCTATATTAAATAGAAGTGAAAAAGAATTTGTTATTAATCCTGGTGATCGTGTAGCTCAAATTGTTTTTTTTTCTATTAATCAAGTTAAATTAAATTTGGTTCAATCATTTAATTCTGCAACTTCTAGAGGTGATGGTAACTTTGGTCATTCTGGTTTTTTTTAA
- the era gene encoding GTPase Era: MKIKKKYCGYFTIIGKTNTGKSTLLNKLVKKNISIVSNKKHTTRNTMIGVKTKKNKQKIFIDTPGINSKKKKIIDKIMNKNSIKAIKNTDIIIFLLNKTQLDKNDFFIINKIKKIKKPIIIIINKIDEIKNKRKLLPYIKKINQYINFQDIIPISAKTGENINRLKKIISNNLPEKKHFFPYKYITNQSKTFLISEIIRKNIIFNVYKELPHSINVELKHIIQKNNICYIECSIWVEKKSQKKIIIGKNGNLIKKIKTKAKKQISIFLNKKIIINLIINVKKKWKNKNKLINKINLN; encoded by the coding sequence ATGAAAATAAAAAAAAAATACTGTGGATATTTTACAATTATTGGAAAAACAAATACAGGAAAATCAACATTATTAAATAAACTAGTTAAAAAAAATATTTCAATAGTATCAAATAAAAAACATACAACTAGAAATACTATGATAGGAGTTAAAACTAAAAAAAACAAACAAAAAATTTTTATTGATACGCCTGGTATAAATTCAAAAAAAAAAAAAATAATAGATAAAATAATGAATAAAAATTCCATTAAAGCAATAAAAAATACTGACATAATTATCTTTTTACTTAATAAGACACAATTAGATAAAAATGATTTTTTTATTATAAATAAAATAAAAAAAATAAAAAAACCTATAATAATAATAATAAATAAAATTGATGAAATAAAAAACAAAAGAAAATTACTACCATATATAAAAAAAATTAATCAGTATATTAATTTTCAAGATATAATACCGATATCTGCAAAAACCGGGGAAAACATAAATAGATTAAAAAAAATTATTAGTAATAATTTACCTGAAAAAAAACATTTTTTTCCATATAAATATATAACAAATCAATCAAAAACTTTTTTAATATCAGAAATCATCCGTAAAAATATAATATTTAATGTATACAAAGAATTACCACATTCTATAAATGTAGAATTAAAACATATAATACAAAAAAATAATATTTGTTATATAGAATGTTCAATATGGGTAGAAAAAAAAAGTCAAAAAAAAATAATAATAGGTAAAAATGGTAATTTAATAAAAAAAATAAAAACAAAAGCAAAAAAACAAATTAGTATTTTTTTAAACAAAAAAATAATTATAAATTTAATAATAAATGTAAAAAAAAAATGGAAAAATAAAAATAAACTAATAAACAAAATAAATTTAAACTAA
- the mutM gene encoding bifunctional DNA-formamidopyrimidine glycosylase/DNA-(apurinic or apyrimidinic site) lyase, producing the protein MPELPEVENIVSYIRNILLNRIILYTVIKNDNLRWRVPFEIKQLFNVRVFNVYRRGKYIILKLYSGYIIIHLGMTGSFRLLFNKSNFGKHDCLDLIIDSGIIIRYSDCRKFGFWLWFNKEDKDFFLNKLGPEPLSKNFNCNYLYNLTRLKKLSIKSFLMNSRFVVGIGNIYANESLFKSGIMPTRLSMDINFDECVTLVNSIKKILLIAIKYNGTTIKNFKQIDGKPGEFAKYLKVYGRRNKLCKKCNNLLIYIRQNQRSSFFCKFCQN; encoded by the coding sequence ATGCCTGAATTGCCTGAAGTAGAGAATATTGTATCTTATATAAGAAATATTTTATTAAATAGAATAATTTTATATACTGTTATAAAAAATGATAATTTACGGTGGCGTGTACCATTTGAAATAAAACAATTATTTAATGTTCGAGTTTTTAATGTATATAGACGTGGAAAATATATAATACTAAAATTATATAGTGGTTATATTATTATTCATTTAGGGATGACTGGTTCATTTCGTTTATTATTTAATAAATCAAATTTTGGTAAACATGATTGTTTAGATTTAATTATTGATAGTGGGATAATTATTCGTTATTCTGATTGTAGAAAATTTGGATTTTGGTTATGGTTTAATAAAGAAGATAAAGATTTTTTTTTAAATAAATTAGGGCCTGAACCATTAAGTAAAAATTTTAATTGTAATTATTTATATAATTTAACTAGATTAAAAAAATTGTCTATTAAAAGTTTTTTAATGAATAGTAGATTTGTTGTTGGTATAGGTAATATATATGCTAATGAATCTTTATTTAAGTCTGGTATTATGCCTACTAGGTTATCTATGGATATAAATTTTGATGAGTGTGTAACTCTTGTTAATTCTATTAAAAAAATATTATTAATTGCTATTAAATATAATGGTACTACAATAAAGAATTTTAAACAAATAGATGGTAAACCAGGAGAATTTGCTAAGTATTTGAAAGTGTATGGTAGAAGAAATAAATTGTGTAAAAAATGTAATAATTTGTTGATTTATATTAGACAAAATCAGAGATCTAGTTTTTTTTGCAAATTTTGTCAAAATTAA
- a CDS encoding pyridoxine 5'-phosphate synthase yields MKKTKLGINIDHFATIRNKRNTKYPNLLKAALIAEKNGANNITIHLRKDKRHIKDKDLKILENNTKSKINLKISIKKKMINIAYKIKPYSCYLVPEKREELTTENSLNVKKQEKKIFKIIKKLKKNKIKVALFIDPDIEQINASIIANTKIIEINTGSYSDEKNKITKKKKLQNIINAAKYATNKGLIVHAGHELNYNNVKKIASIKEIKKLNIGHAIINKLMFIGFKKAIQKIKKLIK; encoded by the coding sequence ATGAAAAAAACAAAATTAGGAATAAATATAGATCACTTCGCAACAATAAGAAATAAAAGAAATACAAAATATCCAAATTTATTAAAAGCAGCATTAATTGCTGAAAAAAATGGTGCAAACAACATAACTATCCACTTAAGAAAAGATAAAAGACATATCAAAGATAAAGATTTAAAAATTTTAGAAAATAATACAAAAAGTAAAATAAATCTGAAAATTTCAATAAAAAAAAAAATGATAAATATTGCATATAAAATAAAACCATACTCATGTTATTTGGTACCAGAAAAAAGAGAAGAATTAACTACAGAAAACAGTTTAAATGTAAAAAAACAAGAAAAAAAAATATTTAAAATAATAAAAAAACTTAAAAAAAATAAAATAAAAGTAGCATTATTTATAGATCCCGATATTGAACAAATAAATGCATCTATAATAGCAAATACAAAAATAATAGAAATCAACACTGGTTCTTATTCAGATGAAAAAAACAAAATAACAAAAAAAAAAAAACTACAAAATATAATAAATGCAGCAAAATATGCAACTAATAAAGGATTAATAGTACATGCAGGTCATGAATTAAATTATAATAATGTAAAAAAAATAGCATCTATAAAAGAAATAAAAAAATTAAATATTGGACATGCAATTATTAATAAATTAATGTTTATAGGATTTAAAAAAGCAATACAAAAAATAAAAAAACTAATTAAATAA
- the coaD gene encoding pantetheine-phosphate adenylyltransferase, translating into MYRKAIYPGTFDPITLGHINIIKRSIKIFDKIIIAIAKNQNKNTLFNLQERIKLTKKATNKIKNLKIIGFNNLIIDCVKKYKTNILIRGLRNINDFIKEQQMAYINKNLSPKLENIFLMSSKKFNYISSSLIKEIIKLKGDMKNFIPKIIYKDIINKLNNKLKN; encoded by the coding sequence ATATATAGAAAAGCAATATACCCAGGAACATTTGACCCAATAACACTTGGACATATAAACATAATTAAAAGATCAATAAAAATATTTGATAAAATAATAATAGCTATAGCAAAAAATCAAAATAAAAATACACTATTTAATTTACAAGAACGAATTAAATTAACAAAAAAAGCAACAAACAAAATAAAAAATCTAAAAATTATAGGATTCAATAACTTAATTATAGATTGCGTAAAAAAATACAAAACAAATATATTAATAAGAGGTTTACGAAATATAAATGATTTTATTAAAGAACAACAAATGGCATATATAAATAAAAACCTATCACCAAAATTAGAAAATATATTTTTAATGTCATCAAAAAAATTTAATTATATCTCATCTTCACTAATAAAAGAAATAATAAAACTAAAAGGAGATATGAAAAACTTTATACCAAAAATAATATATAAAGATATTATAAATAAGTTAAATAATAAATTAAAAAATTAA
- a CDS encoding rhodanese-like domain-containing protein → MKDFINFINHHFLFVLVWLLILFYILIVFFINLFNKISFVNCNKVVYLLNKHDAVIFDVRSFDEYVLEHFPKSIYIDINDLNDNNFNILRKHRSKPIILVCNTGSLSFSLAKRFKKNGFLNIYILDGGISAWKNENLPLINK, encoded by the coding sequence ATGAAAGATTTTATTAATTTTATAAATCACCATTTTTTATTTGTATTAGTATGGTTATTGATTTTATTTTATATTTTAATAGTTTTTTTTATTAATTTATTTAATAAAATATCATTTGTAAATTGTAATAAAGTTGTATATTTATTAAATAAACATGATGCTGTAATTTTTGATGTTAGATCATTTGATGAATATGTATTAGAACATTTTCCTAAATCTATTTATATTGATATCAATGATTTAAATGATAATAATTTTAATATTTTAAGAAAACATCGATCTAAACCAATAATATTAGTCTGTAATACTGGTAGTTTATCTTTTAGTTTAGCTAAAAGGTTTAAGAAAAATGGGTTTTTAAATATTTATATACTTGATGGTGGTATATCAGCTTGGAAAAATGAAAATTTACCTTTAATAAATAAATAA
- the tatC gene encoding twin-arginine translocase subunit TatC produces MSNKIKLSIINHLIELRRKIINCIIIIITTFIILSYFSNYIYHIIAIPLIKLLPYGTKMIAINIASPLFTPIKLTFIMSILITMPFNIYQIWKFIAPALYKKEKKIIKPLIFFSFVLFYSGIVFTYYVIMPILFLFLTKTVPNEILITADISNYLDFIMKLFITFGISFEIPILILLLCIIKVINTNILKNNRSYILIITFIISMLITPPDILSQIILALPMYILFEIGILFSTIYENTIQKIR; encoded by the coding sequence ATGAGTAATAAAATTAAATTATCTATTATCAATCATTTAATAGAATTAAGAAGAAAAATAATTAATTGTATAATAATAATAATTACTACATTTATAATATTATCCTATTTTTCAAACTACATTTACCATATTATAGCTATTCCTCTAATCAAATTATTACCATATGGAACAAAAATGATAGCTATAAATATAGCATCACCATTATTTACACCAATAAAATTAACATTTATTATGTCAATATTAATAACCATGCCTTTTAATATATATCAAATATGGAAATTCATCGCACCAGCATTATATAAAAAAGAAAAAAAAATAATAAAACCACTAATATTTTTTAGTTTTGTATTATTTTATTCAGGCATAGTTTTCACATATTATGTAATAATGCCAATTTTATTTTTATTCTTAACAAAAACAGTACCAAATGAAATTTTAATAACAGCGGATATATCCAATTATCTAGATTTTATAATGAAATTGTTCATAACTTTTGGAATATCATTTGAAATACCCATTTTAATTTTACTATTATGTATAATAAAAGTTATTAATACAAATATTCTTAAAAATAATAGATCATACATATTAATTATAACGTTTATTATAAGTATGTTAATAACCCCACCAGATATATTGTCACAAATTATACTAGCATTACCTATGTATATATTATTTGAAATCGGTATACTTTTTTCAACAATATATGAAAATACTATACAAAAAATAAGATAA
- a CDS encoding HU family DNA-binding protein, with the protein MNKTQLIDAVANQTNLSKIQVKSTLNSVLETITSSLRKGDIVQLVGFGTFKVNYRSARPGRNPQTGEEIYISASKVPSFVSGKTLKNAIK; encoded by the coding sequence ATGAATAAAACTCAATTAATTGATGCAGTTGCAAATCAAACTAATTTATCTAAAATTCAAGTAAAATCAACATTGAATAGTGTATTAGAAACTATAACAAGTTCCTTACGAAAAGGAGATATAGTACAATTAGTTGGTTTTGGAACTTTTAAAGTAAATTATCGTTCTGCACGTCCAGGAAGAAATCCTCAAACTGGTGAGGAAATTTATATATCAGCTTCTAAAGTTCCGTCATTTGTATCAGGAAAAACCTTAAAAAATGCAATTAAATAA
- the pssA gene encoding CDP-diacylglycerol--serine O-phosphatidyltransferase, producing MSKKKKLYKNKKYLKSIPKIPLSKKDIKFLISPKKFRKTLINKIKNAKDRICIVTLYLENDESGYNILKELYSIKKKKPNIKINILVDWFRARRNLIGSNKKITNMDWYIKIAKKNKHFIPIHGIPIANRETMGVLHLKGIIIDDYLIYSGANMNNLYLQQKKKYRHDRYQIIKNKYLTNIMYTWINKNLINKKNTNCINKKVKNKTKKKIKNINYSYKNKAKNNELSIAPIVGIGKKNPVNQTIINIISSTKKKLIICTPYFNLPIFIKYKIKYLLKKNTKIEIIVSDKKANDFYINKNKKFNIIGILPYLYEINLRNFIKFMQNYINKKLLTIRIWKNKNNSYHVKGIWSDNKWIFLTGNNLNPRSWNLDLENALLIHDPKKKLKKKTNLELNNIINNTKIIKNYSELKTISEYPKNICKLIRRIRRIHIDKIINKII from the coding sequence ATGTCAAAAAAAAAAAAATTATATAAAAACAAAAAATATCTCAAATCTATTCCAAAAATACCATTATCAAAGAAAGACATAAAATTTTTAATATCACCAAAAAAATTTCGTAAAACATTAATAAATAAAATAAAAAATGCAAAAGATAGAATATGTATAGTAACCTTATATTTAGAAAATGACGAAAGTGGATACAATATATTAAAAGAATTATATTCTATCAAAAAAAAGAAACCCAACATCAAAATAAACATTTTAGTTGATTGGTTTAGAGCCAGACGTAATCTCATAGGATCAAACAAAAAAATTACAAATATGGATTGGTATATAAAAATAGCAAAGAAAAATAAACACTTTATTCCTATACATGGAATACCAATAGCAAATAGAGAAACAATGGGGGTTTTACACCTAAAAGGAATTATAATAGATGATTATTTAATTTACAGCGGTGCTAACATGAATAACTTATATTTACAACAAAAAAAAAAATATAGACACGATAGATATCAAATTATAAAAAATAAATATTTAACAAATATAATGTATACATGGATTAATAAAAATCTTATTAATAAAAAAAATACAAATTGCATAAACAAAAAAGTAAAAAACAAAACAAAAAAAAAAATAAAAAACATAAATTATTCTTATAAAAACAAAGCAAAAAATAACGAATTATCAATAGCTCCTATAGTAGGTATAGGTAAAAAAAACCCAGTAAATCAAACTATAATTAACATAATATCATCAACTAAAAAAAAATTAATAATATGTACACCATATTTTAATCTACCAATATTTATTAAATATAAAATAAAATATTTACTAAAAAAAAATACAAAAATAGAAATAATTGTAAGTGATAAAAAAGCAAATGATTTTTATATAAATAAAAATAAAAAATTTAACATAATTGGAATACTACCATATTTATATGAAATTAACTTAAGAAATTTTATAAAATTTATGCAAAATTATATAAATAAAAAACTATTAACTATAAGAATATGGAAAAATAAAAATAATTCCTACCATGTAAAAGGAATTTGGTCAGATAACAAATGGATTTTTCTAACTGGAAATAATCTAAATCCCAGATCATGGAATCTAGATTTAGAAAATGCATTACTAATTCATGATCCTAAAAAAAAATTAAAAAAAAAAACTAATTTAGAACTAAATAATATAATAAACAACACAAAAATAATAAAAAACTATTCAGAGTTAAAAACAATATCAGAATATCCTAAAAATATCTGTAAATTAATAAGAAGAATAAGAAGAATACATATAGATAAAATAATAAACAAAATCATATAA
- the gap gene encoding type I glyceraldehyde-3-phosphate dehydrogenase produces MTVKIGINGFGRIGRVVFRESQKRSDIKVVAINDLLSIEYMVYLLKYDSTHGYFQGNITYDSNFINVNNNKVFITSERDPCKINWNMFDIDVVIESTGVFLSYKDAYKHILSGAKKVVITAPAKDNIPMFVRGVNFDKYSGQNIVSNASCTTNCLAPLAKVINDNFTIIEGLMTTVHSVTSTQKTVDSPSNRDWRGGRGALQNIIPSSTGAAIAVGKVIPELYGKLTGMAFRVPTANVSVVDLTVRFKKATSYQNVCDVVKIASNGYLKDIMGYTEDEVVSTDFNGNILTSIFDVNAGIFLNNNFMKLISWYDNEMGYSNKVLDLAVMINEF; encoded by the coding sequence ATGACAGTAAAAATAGGTATTAATGGTTTTGGTAGGATTGGTCGTGTTGTTTTTAGAGAATCTCAGAAAAGATCAGATATTAAAGTTGTAGCTATTAATGATTTATTGAGTATTGAATATATGGTTTATTTATTAAAATATGATTCAACTCATGGTTATTTTCAAGGTAATATTACTTATGATAGTAATTTTATTAATGTGAATAATAATAAGGTATTTATTACCTCTGAAAGAGATCCTTGTAAGATAAATTGGAATATGTTTGATATTGATGTTGTTATTGAATCAACAGGTGTTTTTTTAAGTTATAAAGATGCTTATAAACATATTTTATCTGGTGCTAAAAAAGTGGTTATAACAGCCCCGGCTAAAGATAATATTCCAATGTTTGTTAGAGGTGTAAATTTTGATAAGTATTCAGGTCAAAATATAGTTTCTAATGCTTCGTGTACAACTAATTGTCTTGCTCCATTAGCTAAAGTTATTAATGATAATTTTACTATTATTGAGGGTTTGATGACAACTGTACATTCTGTGACTTCTACTCAAAAAACAGTTGATTCACCTTCTAACAGGGATTGGAGAGGTGGTAGAGGTGCATTACAAAATATTATTCCTTCATCCACTGGTGCAGCTATAGCTGTAGGTAAAGTAATTCCTGAATTATATGGTAAATTAACAGGTATGGCCTTTAGAGTTCCAACAGCTAATGTTTCAGTTGTTGATTTGACAGTTAGATTTAAAAAAGCTACTTCTTATCAAAATGTATGTGATGTTGTTAAAATAGCTTCAAATGGTTATTTGAAAGATATTATGGGTTATACTGAAGATGAAGTTGTTTCTACAGATTTTAATGGTAATATATTAACCTCTATATTTGATGTTAATGCTGGTATTTTTTTAAATAATAATTTTATGAAATTAATATCTTGGTATGATAATGAAATGGGTTATTCTAATAAAGTATTAGATTTAGCTGTTATGATTAATGAGTTTTGA
- the rpmB gene encoding 50S ribosomal protein L28, translated as MSRLCCITGKKPVVGNHRSHAMNAIKRRFYPNLHFCKFWSENKNCFIKLRVSIRGMRIINKLGIDLAFTKYNIRDIKY; from the coding sequence ATGTCTAGATTATGTTGTATTACTGGTAAAAAACCTGTTGTAGGTAATCATCGTTCTCATGCTATGAATGCAATTAAAAGACGATTTTATCCTAATCTTCATTTTTGTAAATTTTGGTCTGAAAATAAAAATTGTTTTATTAAATTACGTGTGTCAATCAGAGGTATGCGTATTATTAATAAATTAGGTATTGATTTAGCATTTACTAAATATAATATTCGTGATATAAAATATTAG
- the rpmG gene encoding 50S ribosomal protein L33: MSEKIKLLSSAGTGHYYISTKSKRMKLIKLKLMKYDPVIRKHVLYVEDKIK, translated from the coding sequence ATGAGTGAGAAAATAAAACTTTTATCATCAGCTGGTACTGGTCATTATTATATTTCTACTAAAAGTAAGCGTATGAAATTAATTAAGTTAAAGTTAATGAAGTATGATCCAGTTATTCGTAAACATGTATTATATGTTGAAGATAAAATAAAATAA